One stretch of Schlesneria sp. DSM 10557 DNA includes these proteins:
- a CDS encoding redoxin domain-containing protein has translation MSRFCYLSPWMLCLGVFINVAGGEDRIALPGAGLTIPAFSLTDLSGNAVEVSPREKARLTVVCFLGTECPLARLYAPRLSQLEKEFSAQKEADRPLVRFIGVNSNSQDSQEEVSAFAKEYGVTFPLFKDPLNQVADLFGAKHMAEVFVLDEDFAVRYRGRIDDQYQPGVSRGQPTRQDLRVAIEELRDRKPVSVPQTETTGCLIGRVKIPKSPSPDQPVVTYCQEITRILNQHCVECHRPGEIAPFSLTDFEEVKGWGETILETIAAGRMPPWNANPEYGHFRNSRLMPESDQKRIREWVEAGMPYGDESQLPPPAEFRDGWQLSREPDLVLKMRDKPFKVPAIGTVEYQYFVVDPHFEEDRWVSGAQVIPGNRPTVHHCIVFVRPPDGTDVRGVGYVTGYVPGQRSFTMAPGYARRVPAGSKLVFQMHYTPNGAPQEDLTQIGLTFIPESEVTHEVFTLLGIDQEFEIPPHAADFAVHSSVSWFPKRAELLAIVPHMHVRGKAIQVAGRRGDSVQTLLDVPRYDFNWQHVYELTTPLKLDQLDELMFTAHFDNSAGNPANPDPSQTVTWGDQTWEEMAVTFFEVSEPRDSQQESEPQASKRKLIVKSASEKVNTQSVEQFVTDFFKRFDKNQDGVVEKHETPLGFRRYAFYQYDSDADGKLSREEIRSAAERGRPQR, from the coding sequence ATGTCACGATTCTGTTACCTGTCGCCATGGATGTTGTGCCTTGGAGTTTTCATCAACGTCGCCGGGGGTGAGGATCGCATTGCTCTGCCGGGTGCCGGACTAACGATCCCTGCTTTCAGCCTGACCGATCTCAGCGGAAATGCAGTCGAAGTCTCTCCGCGAGAGAAGGCCCGGCTGACGGTCGTCTGTTTCCTCGGAACGGAATGCCCGCTCGCACGACTCTACGCACCACGTCTCAGTCAGTTGGAGAAAGAGTTCTCGGCGCAAAAAGAGGCCGATCGGCCGCTGGTCCGCTTCATCGGGGTCAACAGCAATTCGCAGGACTCTCAGGAAGAAGTCTCCGCCTTCGCGAAGGAATACGGAGTCACCTTTCCGCTGTTCAAAGATCCGCTCAATCAAGTGGCCGATCTGTTCGGTGCAAAGCACATGGCGGAAGTGTTCGTCCTCGACGAGGATTTCGCTGTTCGCTATCGGGGGCGGATCGACGATCAGTACCAGCCGGGCGTTTCCCGTGGGCAACCGACACGGCAGGATCTGCGTGTCGCCATTGAAGAACTACGGGACCGAAAACCCGTAAGCGTCCCCCAGACCGAAACGACGGGCTGCCTGATTGGACGAGTGAAGATTCCGAAGTCTCCTTCGCCAGACCAACCCGTGGTGACTTACTGCCAGGAAATTACCCGCATCCTGAACCAGCATTGCGTCGAGTGCCACAGGCCCGGCGAGATTGCCCCGTTCTCGCTGACCGACTTTGAAGAGGTCAAAGGGTGGGGCGAGACAATTCTCGAGACGATCGCTGCCGGCAGGATGCCGCCGTGGAATGCCAATCCGGAATACGGGCACTTCCGCAATTCACGCTTGATGCCGGAATCAGATCAGAAACGGATTCGGGAGTGGGTGGAAGCCGGAATGCCTTACGGCGATGAGTCACAGCTTCCCCCGCCTGCGGAATTTCGTGACGGATGGCAACTGTCGCGGGAACCGGACCTCGTGCTGAAAATGCGGGACAAGCCATTTAAGGTCCCGGCCATTGGAACGGTCGAGTATCAATACTTCGTAGTCGATCCGCATTTTGAAGAGGACCGCTGGGTCTCGGGGGCGCAGGTCATTCCCGGCAACCGACCGACAGTCCATCACTGTATTGTCTTCGTGCGACCACCCGATGGGACCGACGTACGAGGCGTGGGATACGTGACCGGGTACGTCCCGGGGCAGCGCAGCTTTACCATGGCGCCGGGATACGCCCGCCGTGTTCCCGCCGGTTCCAAACTTGTCTTCCAGATGCATTACACCCCCAACGGAGCCCCGCAGGAAGACCTGACTCAGATCGGATTGACATTCATTCCCGAGTCGGAAGTGACCCACGAGGTTTTCACCCTGCTGGGGATCGATCAGGAGTTCGAGATTCCGCCTCATGCGGCCGACTTTGCAGTTCATTCCAGCGTTAGCTGGTTCCCTAAACGGGCTGAGCTGCTCGCGATCGTCCCGCACATGCACGTCCGGGGAAAAGCAATTCAGGTGGCAGGTCGACGCGGGGACTCCGTCCAGACCCTGCTGGATGTCCCGCGCTACGACTTCAACTGGCAGCATGTCTATGAACTGACCACGCCCCTGAAGCTGGATCAACTCGACGAATTGATGTTTACGGCCCACTTCGACAATTCAGCGGGGAACCCCGCGAATCCGGATCCCTCACAGACCGTAACGTGGGGAGACCAAACGTGGGAAGAAATGGCAGTGACCTTCTTCGAAGTCTCTGAGCCACGGGATTCTCAACAGGAGAGCGAGCCTCAGGCGAGCAAGCGGAAGCTGATCGTCAAATCGGCATCGGAGAAAGTCAACACGCAATCGGTGGAACAATTTGTGACCGATTTCTTCAAGCGGTTCGACAAAAATCAGGACGGTGTCGTTGAGAAACACGAAACTCCGCTCGGCTTCCGCAGGTACGCGTTCTACCAGTATGACAGCGACGCCGACGGAAAACTGAGTCGTGAAGAGATTCGGTCAGCAGCAGAACGGGGCCGGCCTCAACGATAG
- a CDS encoding alpha/beta hydrolase, whose amino-acid sequence MTSLLDLPAVSGCYLFPQSRTVRKAWMVPVDGAELACVHHVIDPARLTLIHFHGNGEAVADYVPWMAEELAAQGLNSLFVEYRGYGASTGEAQLVAMLGDGEAVMKAAGLTPERVIAFGRSIGSLYAIELVHRQPTTAGLILESGIAEPAERFLKYADLRGTELTPQDVMDEAQRHFHHRQKLSGYRGPALLLHTVNDGMVEISHAERNLQWLAGDQKKLIRFSAGDHNRIMECNAQAYFDEIGEFVKLLEIG is encoded by the coding sequence ATGACCAGTTTACTCGACCTGCCTGCCGTGAGCGGATGCTACCTCTTTCCTCAAAGTCGCACCGTCCGCAAAGCGTGGATGGTTCCCGTCGATGGAGCGGAACTTGCCTGTGTTCACCATGTCATCGACCCAGCGCGACTGACGCTGATTCATTTCCATGGCAATGGAGAAGCCGTGGCTGACTATGTCCCCTGGATGGCGGAAGAACTCGCAGCACAGGGACTGAACTCGCTGTTTGTTGAGTACCGCGGCTACGGAGCCTCAACCGGTGAAGCACAGCTTGTCGCCATGCTCGGTGACGGTGAAGCGGTGATGAAAGCGGCGGGGCTGACTCCTGAACGAGTCATCGCCTTCGGGCGGTCAATCGGCTCGCTGTACGCGATCGAACTTGTCCATCGGCAACCGACCACGGCGGGTTTGATCCTGGAAAGCGGAATTGCCGAACCGGCCGAACGGTTTCTCAAATACGCCGACCTCAGGGGGACGGAGTTGACGCCGCAAGATGTGATGGACGAAGCCCAGCGCCACTTCCATCACCGACAAAAGCTGTCAGGGTATCGAGGCCCGGCGTTGCTTTTGCACACCGTCAACGACGGAATGGTCGAAATTTCCCATGCGGAACGCAACCTGCAATGGCTGGCAGGCGATCAGAAAAAGCTGATTCGATTTTCCGCAGGGGACCATAACCGGATCATGGAATGCAACGCACAAGCTTACTTTGATGAAATCGGTGAGTTTGTGAAATTGCTGGAAATCGGATAA
- a CDS encoding glycoside hydrolase family 32 protein: protein MKVIWSTVCIAAWVLAIPFAEAADPVLIADFEGADYGNWKVTGTAFGAGPAQGALAGQMFVDGFSGKGLVNSFTGGDNATGELVSPPFKIERNFVTFLIGGGGWEDETCINLQVDGKVVRTATGPNTQGGGTERLEPAAWDVRPFLGKEAVIAIIDRRQGGWGHINVDQIVLTDDRGTAPLFKPPVPLVQNVTRELVVEHQWLHFPVKTGARSRVVTVSVDGKEVRRFDIELADAEPQWWAPLDISPWAGRKLTITANFLPENSKGLETAKQSDTLLDGETLYAEPLRSQLHFSPRRGWMNDPNGLVYFNGEYHLFFQHNPYGWNWGNMHWGHATSRDLVHWKEHGEALYPDGMGPMFSGSAVIDWKNTSGFGKEGKPPLVLIYSAAGSPTVQCIAYSLDGRKFTKYEGNPVVKEFTPGNRDPKVFWHEPTGRWVMVLYVELPGKLHTIHILTSANLKEWSLESVVKGGTEGDTFLYECPDLFELPVDGDATRKKWVLTAANSVYAVGDFDGRTFAADSSRVKDVQGIGFYAAQTFSDLPDGKRIQIAWMQAPSPGMSFNHLQTLPCILNLVSTPDGPRLTRTPVPELVTLREGPNQADKLSTFRSELIELIAEWEPNTAETVEFQIRGAKIQYDAGKQEIVVNGHRAAAPLVGGKQRVQIFTDRTALEVFASNGATYVPVPFIAKQDDQSVSVQSNGQPAKLKSLEVYRLKSAWSGK from the coding sequence GTGAAAGTGATCTGGTCAACCGTTTGTATCGCCGCCTGGGTTCTGGCGATCCCGTTTGCCGAAGCCGCGGACCCCGTGCTCATTGCCGATTTCGAAGGTGCCGACTACGGCAATTGGAAAGTGACCGGAACCGCGTTCGGGGCCGGTCCGGCGCAGGGGGCGCTGGCTGGCCAGATGTTCGTCGACGGCTTCTCAGGAAAAGGGCTCGTCAATTCGTTCACCGGTGGAGACAACGCGACGGGGGAACTGGTTTCTCCTCCATTTAAGATTGAACGGAATTTCGTCACGTTCCTGATTGGTGGCGGTGGCTGGGAAGACGAAACCTGTATCAACCTGCAGGTTGACGGAAAGGTCGTCAGGACCGCCACCGGCCCCAATACACAGGGGGGCGGAACGGAACGCCTGGAGCCGGCAGCCTGGGACGTTCGCCCGTTTCTGGGGAAAGAGGCCGTCATCGCCATCATCGACCGACGCCAGGGGGGATGGGGACATATTAACGTGGATCAGATCGTGCTGACGGACGACCGCGGTACCGCTCCGTTGTTCAAGCCACCCGTTCCGCTCGTGCAGAACGTCACCCGTGAACTTGTCGTCGAACATCAGTGGCTGCATTTCCCCGTCAAAACTGGAGCTCGATCACGCGTCGTCACTGTCAGTGTGGACGGAAAAGAGGTCCGTCGCTTCGATATTGAACTGGCTGATGCCGAACCACAGTGGTGGGCTCCGCTCGATATTAGTCCCTGGGCCGGTCGAAAGCTGACCATCACAGCCAATTTCCTGCCAGAAAATTCCAAGGGACTGGAGACTGCTAAACAGTCAGACACGCTGCTTGACGGAGAGACTCTCTATGCCGAACCGCTCCGTTCGCAGCTCCATTTTTCACCCCGTCGTGGCTGGATGAACGACCCGAACGGGCTGGTCTATTTCAACGGCGAGTACCACCTCTTCTTCCAGCACAATCCGTACGGCTGGAATTGGGGAAATATGCACTGGGGCCACGCGACCAGTCGCGACCTGGTCCATTGGAAGGAACATGGCGAAGCCCTCTACCCGGATGGCATGGGTCCCATGTTCAGCGGCAGCGCCGTCATCGACTGGAAGAATACCAGCGGCTTCGGCAAAGAGGGGAAACCACCGCTGGTCCTGATCTACTCCGCCGCCGGTTCTCCGACAGTGCAGTGCATCGCGTATAGCCTGGATGGGCGAAAGTTCACGAAGTACGAAGGAAACCCGGTCGTCAAAGAATTCACGCCGGGCAATCGCGATCCGAAAGTCTTCTGGCATGAGCCGACGGGCCGCTGGGTCATGGTCCTTTACGTGGAACTACCGGGTAAGCTGCATACCATTCACATCCTGACTTCCGCCAACCTCAAGGAATGGTCACTGGAAAGCGTTGTGAAGGGGGGAACCGAAGGGGACACGTTCCTGTATGAGTGTCCGGACTTGTTTGAACTTCCCGTCGATGGCGATGCGACCCGGAAGAAATGGGTGCTGACGGCAGCGAACAGCGTCTATGCCGTTGGCGATTTTGACGGTCGAACGTTCGCGGCCGATTCGAGCCGCGTCAAAGATGTGCAGGGGATTGGTTTCTACGCCGCCCAGACGTTCAGCGATCTTCCCGATGGCAAGCGAATCCAGATCGCCTGGATGCAGGCCCCTTCACCGGGAATGTCATTCAATCATCTCCAGACACTTCCCTGCATCTTAAATCTGGTATCGACGCCCGACGGTCCGCGACTGACGCGGACTCCGGTTCCAGAACTGGTGACACTGCGCGAAGGACCCAATCAGGCCGATAAACTTTCCACTTTCAGATCCGAGCTGATTGAACTCATTGCGGAATGGGAACCGAATACGGCGGAAACGGTCGAGTTCCAGATTCGTGGTGCGAAAATTCAGTACGACGCCGGGAAGCAGGAAATTGTCGTGAATGGCCACCGCGCAGCAGCGCCGCTTGTTGGTGGAAAACAACGCGTGCAGATCTTCACCGATCGGACCGCACTGGAAGTTTTCGCCAGTAACGGTGCCACCTACGTGCCGGTACCGTTTATCGCCAAGCAGGACGACCAGTCGGTATCGGTCCAGTCGAACGGCCAGCCAGCAAAGCTCAAGTCGCTGGAAGTCTATCGATTGAAATCCGCCTGGAGCGGAAAGTAG